The following proteins come from a genomic window of Campylobacter coli 76339:
- a CDS encoding Leader peptidase (Prepilin peptidase) / N-methyltransferase: MENNPIVFLILAILGASLGSFCMSVTMRFCENKPLLSLRSYCFSCHQKLKPLELIPIFSYIFLRFKCKTCHAKIPFYVFLAEILGIVFTWIAYLLSQDMGEFIHLLIFLFVLFALSYIDLKFQAVPQKLLWLIFFVAFSFAFSSDEFAYFFIFENFQNGFMVQAFIFAGFLFLLKNFIAFIKNFKTKNIQENLGDADIIILASMAGIFGFKSAFIILFLASLLSLPFFVYNKSTKLAFLPFINAAFVMYLIYLIV; encoded by the coding sequence TTGGAAAATAATCCTATAGTTTTTTTGATTTTAGCTATTTTAGGAGCGAGCTTGGGTTCATTTTGCATGAGCGTGACAATGCGTTTTTGTGAAAACAAGCCCTTATTAAGCTTGCGTTCTTATTGCTTTTCTTGTCATCAAAAACTCAAACCCTTAGAGTTAATACCCATTTTTTCTTATATTTTTCTTCGTTTTAAGTGCAAAACTTGCCATGCTAAAATCCCTTTTTATGTTTTTTTAGCTGAAATTTTGGGGATTGTTTTTACTTGGATTGCTTATTTGTTAAGTCAAGATATGGGGGAATTTATCCATTTATTGATTTTTTTATTTGTTTTATTTGCGCTCTCTTATATAGATTTAAAATTTCAAGCTGTGCCTCAAAAATTGCTTTGGTTGATTTTTTTTGTTGCATTTTCCTTTGCTTTTAGCAGTGATGAATTTGCGTATTTTTTCATATTTGAAAATTTTCAAAATGGATTTATGGTTCAGGCTTTTATTTTTGCTGGTTTTTTGTTTTTGCTTAAAAATTTTATAGCATTCATAAAGAATTTTAAAACAAAAAACATACAAGAAAATTTAGGTGACGCAGATATTATTATCCTTGCTAGCATGGCAGGAATTTTTGGTTTTAAGAGTGCTTTTATAATTCTTTTTCTTGCTTCGTTATTGTCTTTGCCCTTTTTTGTTTATAATAAAAGCACAAAACTAGCATTTTTACCCTTTATCAATGCTGCTTTTGTGATGTATTTGATATATTTGATTGTTTAG
- a CDS encoding Undecaprenyl diphosphate synthase, translated as MNELNHLAVVMDGNRRWAKAKGFLAKLGYSQGVKTMQKLMEVCVEEGISNLSLFAFSTENWNRPQDEIEFIFELLDRCLDEALKEFEKNNVRLRAIGDLSRLDTHLQEKIALVEEKTKHCDLLCVNLAISYGAKDEIVRSVKRLIGKGLEINEKNISDNLDLPLDVDLMLRVGNAKRLSNFLLWQCAYAEIYFSETLFPSLTKREFKKIIKEFRKRERTFGK; from the coding sequence ATGAATGAGTTAAATCATCTTGCTGTGGTGATGGATGGCAATAGGCGTTGGGCTAAGGCAAAGGGTTTTTTAGCAAAGCTTGGATACTCTCAAGGTGTTAAAACCATGCAAAAACTTATGGAAGTTTGCGTAGAAGAGGGAATTTCAAATTTAAGCCTTTTTGCTTTCAGCACGGAAAATTGGAACAGGCCTCAAGATGAGATCGAATTTATTTTTGAACTTTTGGATCGTTGTTTGGATGAAGCCTTAAAAGAATTTGAAAAAAACAATGTAAGATTAAGAGCTATCGGAGATTTATCAAGACTTGATACGCATTTGCAAGAAAAAATAGCTCTTGTAGAAGAAAAAACCAAGCATTGTGATTTGCTTTGTGTGAATTTAGCTATCAGTTATGGAGCAAAAGATGAAATTGTGCGTTCAGTTAAACGCTTGATTGGAAAAGGCTTGGAAATCAATGAAAAAAATATAAGCGATAATTTGGACTTGCCTTTGGATGTGGATTTGATGCTTCGCGTGGGAAATGCCAAAAGATTGTCTAATTTCTTGCTATGGCAATGTGCTTATGCGGAAATTTATTTTAGCGAAACCTTATTTCCTTCTCTTACAAAAAGAGAATTTAAAAAAATTATAAAAGAATTCAGAAAAAGAGAGAGAACTTTTGGAAAATAA
- a CDS encoding Predicted permease YjgP/YjgQ family, producing MKLALRYVLNQFLSTNLSIFFVLFTIVSMVFFIQLAKLTSSIEINFFRFAQIIWFYAT from the coding sequence ATGAAACTTGCTTTAAGATATGTTTTGAATCAATTTTTAAGTACAAATTTATCGATTTTTTTTGTGCTTTTTACTATAGTTTCGATGGTTTTTTTTATACAACTTGCCAAGCTTACTTCTAGTATTGAGATTAATTTTTTTAGATTTGCTCAAATTATATGGTTTTATGCTACCTAG
- a CDS encoding Phosphopantothenoylcysteine decarboxylase / Phosphopantothenoylcysteine synthetase, producing the protein MKKTILLAISGSIAFYKAYELISLFKKEGFRVKVLLSNGLLKFASKMSFEALADEILCEENESWKNSNNHIAFSKDADLILFAPASVNSINKLALGIADNLFIQTLIAANKPLIIAPAANTNMYHHFSTQNSLALLKKNQALIIEPISKILACKDEGIGALAEVKDIFNISKRELLKQSFWCDKEVVISGGGTKEKIDNVRCVSNFSSGKMAKAIADAFYFLGAKVTLLSSVYFDTPYSLKSFESSRELKELLEQNSNKDYLIMAAAVSDFIPEFKKGKIKKNEHLEGLNLYLRLNEDLLKNLNFKGKKIGFKMEFDAQNALENAKKSLNDKKLDMVCLNILEEENYFGSSKNEIHFITASKIEKSGLKSKQELAFDLVSWCEKI; encoded by the coding sequence GGCTTTAGAGTAAAAGTTTTGCTTTCTAATGGGCTTTTAAAATTTGCTTCTAAAATGAGCTTTGAGGCTTTAGCAGATGAAATTTTATGCGAAGAGAATGAGAGCTGGAAAAACTCAAACAATCATATCGCTTTTAGTAAAGATGCGGATTTGATTCTTTTTGCACCTGCAAGTGTAAATTCTATCAACAAACTAGCCTTAGGAATAGCTGATAATCTTTTCATACAAACCCTAATTGCTGCAAACAAGCCATTAATCATCGCTCCTGCTGCAAATACCAATATGTATCATCATTTTAGCACTCAAAATTCACTGGCCTTACTTAAAAAAAATCAAGCTTTGATCATAGAGCCAATTTCAAAAATTTTAGCTTGTAAGGATGAGGGTATCGGAGCTTTGGCTGAAGTAAAAGATATCTTTAATATAAGCAAAAGAGAGCTTTTAAAGCAGTCATTTTGGTGTGATAAAGAAGTCGTCATTAGTGGTGGAGGGACAAAAGAAAAGATTGATAATGTGCGTTGTGTGAGTAATTTTTCAAGTGGAAAAATGGCAAAGGCAATCGCTGATGCATTTTATTTTTTAGGAGCTAAAGTAACACTTTTGAGTTCGGTTTATTTTGATACTCCTTATTCTCTTAAGAGTTTTGAAAGCTCGCGAGAATTAAAAGAATTGTTAGAGCAAAATTCAAATAAAGATTATTTAATCATGGCAGCGGCTGTCAGTGATTTTATACCCGAATTTAAAAAAGGCAAAATCAAAAAAAATGAGCATTTAGAGGGTTTAAATTTGTATTTAAGATTGAATGAAGATCTGCTTAAAAATTTAAATTTTAAAGGTAAAAAAATAGGCTTTAAGATGGAATTTGACGCTCAAAATGCTTTAGAAAATGCCAAAAAATCGCTCAATGATAAAAAGCTTGATATGGTTTGTCTAAATATCTTAGAAGAGGAAAATTATTTTGGAAGCTCTAAGAATGAGATTCATTTTATTACAGCAAGCAAGATTGAAAAAAGCGGTTTAAAAAGCAAGCAAGAATTGGCTTTTGATTTGGTTTCTTGGTGTGAAAAAATATGA
- a CDS encoding tRNA pseudouridine synthase A — translation MGSATQPHKKSVQDALQDALSHLGIFSSVLMASRTDKGVHASYAVACVECGEHFRDLSYLRKQINKFSHPFIHVKNLKIMPSNFEVRYDVKSREYRYIFYHGAYNPFLASYVHFYPSIDILKADLILQNFVGIKDFKFFCKSGGDNKTTIREIFLAKAYSYKECTIFRFKANGFLRAQIRLMVASVLKVLENKMSEEELKEQIEAKKQYNHFLAPPCGLYLSRISY, via the coding sequence TTGGGTTCAGCTACCCAACCTCATAAAAAAAGCGTTCAAGATGCTTTACAAGATGCTTTAAGTCATCTTGGAATTTTTTCCTCTGTATTGATGGCTTCTCGAACTGATAAGGGAGTGCATGCAAGCTATGCTGTTGCCTGTGTGGAATGTGGGGAGCACTTTAGGGATTTGAGCTATCTTAGAAAGCAAATCAATAAATTTTCTCATCCTTTTATACATGTTAAAAATTTAAAAATTATGCCTTCAAATTTTGAAGTAAGATACGATGTGAAAAGCAGAGAATATCGCTATATATTTTATCACGGGGCTTATAATCCTTTTTTAGCTTCTTATGTTCATTTTTATCCTTCTATCGATATTTTAAAGGCTGATCTTATTTTGCAAAATTTTGTAGGTATTAAGGATTTTAAATTCTTTTGCAAAAGCGGAGGGGATAATAAAACAACTATCAGGGAAATATTTTTAGCTAAAGCATATTCTTATAAGGAATGTACTATTTTTCGCTTTAAGGCTAATGGTTTTTTAAGGGCACAAATAAGATTAATGGTTGCGAGTGTTTTAAAAGTTTTAGAAAATAAGATGAGCGAGGAAGAGCTAAAAGAGCAAATCGAAGCTAAAAAACAATATAATCATTTTTTAGCCCCGCCTTGCGGACTTTATCTGAGTAGAATTTCTTATTAG
- a CDS encoding Predicted permease YjgP/YjgQ family — translation MLPRILIFTLPIAFFIALTLALFRLSRENESIVLFTLGFSPKILAKFFLKIAALVSALMLIIALIMIPIVFELQDNFVNFKKTQVKFNYKTGEFGQRFLGWMIFIEKQENDRYENIIMYHPKRTIEDKEQLIVAKEATVQRNEDSFAFKLSNGKMYNFENGQTLFTGNFDKLVVNTQFDDQNLQTKKFYEYWNDLNSNPQRAKEFVIYVTIALFPLASTLFALSFGIVTYRYEKGFIYFGMFGVIAVYFGLLSSFSQPPILASIGIFILSFIVSIVCFKKMILSRY, via the coding sequence ATGCTACCTAGAATTCTCATTTTTACCTTGCCTATAGCTTTTTTTATCGCCCTTACTTTAGCTCTTTTTAGGCTTTCTAGAGAGAATGAAAGTATAGTGTTGTTTACCTTAGGATTTTCACCTAAAATTTTGGCTAAGTTTTTTTTAAAAATTGCTGCTTTAGTAAGTGCGCTGATGCTAATTATAGCTTTGATTATGATACCTATAGTATTTGAATTGCAAGATAATTTTGTAAATTTTAAAAAAACTCAAGTTAAATTTAATTATAAAACGGGTGAATTTGGGCAAAGATTTCTTGGCTGGATGATTTTTATTGAAAAACAAGAAAACGACAGATATGAAAATATCATCATGTATCATCCAAAACGTACTATAGAAGACAAAGAGCAATTGATTGTCGCAAAGGAAGCAACAGTACAAAGAAATGAAGACAGCTTTGCTTTTAAACTCTCTAATGGCAAAATGTATAATTTTGAAAATGGACAAACGCTTTTTACTGGAAATTTTGACAAACTCGTAGTTAATACACAGTTTGATGATCAAAATTTGCAAACTAAAAAATTCTATGAGTACTGGAATGATTTAAATTCAAATCCCCAACGCGCGAAAGAATTTGTAATTTATGTAACTATAGCATTGTTTCCGCTCGCAAGCACGCTTTTTGCTCTTTCTTTTGGCATAGTAACTTATCGTTATGAAAAAGGTTTTATTTATTTTGGTATGTTTGGAGTTATTGCTGTATATTTTGGGCTTTTAAGCTCTTTTTCACAGCCTCCGATTTTAGCTTCTATTGGAATCTTTATCTTAAGTTTTATCGTATCTATTGTTTGTTTTAAAAAGATGATTTTGAGTCGTTATTGA